CGGCCTGAGATTACCGGAAAATGCTTTAATACCACCGCTGGATGGGGGGTGGTACCACCTCCTCGACACCCTGAATCCTGAGAGGATGAGCTTCACAGCAGCAGCGATAGGAATAAGCAGGCTTGCAATAAGCAAGGCTGTGGAGTATTCGAAGCAACGGAAAGTTTTTGCTGATCCAATCGGCAGCTATCAGGGCTTGCAGTTTCCCCTGGCGGAGGCTTACGCTACACTGGAATGTGCGAGGTTGATGAACTTTAAGGCTGCGACACTCTATGATGGCGGGGCGAACTACAGGGATGTTGGCAAAGCAGCGAACATGGCGAAGGCTGTTGCGGTCGAAGCTGGAATCAAGGCGGTTTACTGGGCAATGCAGACCTTTGGCGGTTACGGCTACGCAAAGGAGTACGATGTGGAGAGGTGGTGGAGGGAGATCAACCTGATTCGACTGGCTCCGGTAACGCAGCAGATGGCACTCAACTTCATAGCGGAGCACATCCTCGGCATGCCTAAGAGCTACAGGACGTGAGAATATGGCTGCGGTAGAGTACAGGGAGGAGGACGGAATTCTGTTTGTGAAATTCAACAGACCTGAAGCTCTGAATGCAATAAACAGAGAATTCGTGAGAGGGTTAAGAAATGTCGTTGAATACGCCAGGGAGAACAAAAGCGTCAGAGTAATCGTAATTACCGGAGAGGGAAAGGCATTCTGCGCCGGGGCGGATATAAAGATGTTTTCAGAGTCTTCTCATTTTGCTGCCAGAAATACGATCGAGGAGCTGGGCAGAGTACTTGAGGACATGGAAGATCTTGAGGTTCCTGTAATTGCTGCAGTAAATGGATTTGCGCTGGGTGGAGGTTGTGAGGTTGCAATGGCGTGTGATATCATAATAGCGAGCGAGAAGGCGAGCTTTGGTCAGCCGGAGATCAATCTGGGAATAATACCCGGTGCAGGAGGAACGCAGAGGCTGGCAAGGCTTGTGGGATGGAAGAAGGCAATGGAGCTCTGTCTGACTGGAGAAAGGATCTCTGCTGAGGAAGCCTACAGACTTGGACTTGTGAACAAGGTTGTGGAACATGAGAAGCTGATAGACGAGGCGAAGAAACTCGCAGAGATCATCAAGAGCAAGTCCCCCTATGCCGTAATGCTTGTCAAACAGGCTGTGAACAGGGGATACAAGATGAGCCTGAAAGACGGCATAATGTACGAAAGAGACCTCTTTACGATATCTTTCTCCTCTAAAGATGCTGAGGAGGGTATAAGGGCGTTTGTTGAGAAAAGAAAAGCTGAATTCAGGAGGGACAGGGAATGAAAAAGTTTCTGCTTATTTTTTTAATTTCCGCCCTTTTTCTCGCCTGTGCTCAGCCTGAGGAGACGAAACAGGTTGAGAAAATAAAGATAGGAGTTCTTGTCCCTGAAACAGGGTTGTACTCATCAGCCGGAGTGGCGATGAAGAATGCCGCACAACTTGCTGCAAAGCATGCTGGAAATGTCGATCTTGTTTTTGCAGACTGTGGTGACACTCCTGAAAAGACGAAGACGGCATTCGAGTTTTTGGTTTCGCAGAACGTGGATGCGATTGTGGGGGCGTATTCAAGTCCCCAGGCGATGGTGGCTGCTGATGCGGCAGGGGAGAACAGGGTTGTTTACATTGTCAGCGTGGCATCGACGGGTGTTATAGAGAAAAAAGTGGCTGCGGGGAACAGGTACGTTTTCAGAACATCTTACAATACCACGTACTGGGGAATGCTTGCAGCAGAGTTCTTGAACCTGTCCAAACCCGAAAAGTACTACTTTGTTGGATATGATCCGCTCAGGACGTTCAATCAGGGAATGCTCGCATCAATTAAGAAGATCTACGGCGATCCTGAAATGGAGATATACTACAAATCGCCGAGTGTGGCTCCTGACGACTACAAAAACGTTGCAAAGCGGCTTGCTGAGGTTGTTGGGAAAAGAGACGTCATAATTCTTGGAGATCCGAGTGGAGTATCGATAAATTTCCTCAAAGAGTACAGAGCGAACGGTGGAAAGGGTATTGTTTACTCCGTCGGTGGAGCGCTGGCACTTCCTGCAACACTCAAAAAGCTTAACGCAGATTACACCGCATTCCAGGGTGCCGCACTTGAGGAGACTGAGAAAACCGATTTAACTAAAAGATACTTCGAGGAGTACAAGAATGAGTACGGAGAGGAGGCAAACAACTATGCAGGACTGCTGACGTACGATTCCATTCTGATACTGGCGAAGGCTTTCGAGAAGGGCGGAAAGGAGAAGCTTATTGAGACTCTCGAAAAGGGTGAGTTCGAGGGGGCTGCAGGAGTTTACAGGTTCAACAGCAACCATCAGGCATTGTGGGGGAGTGAGAAACTCAGAGGAGTTATAGGGGAGTTCATAAAGGGTAAGATTGAGGTTCTCTACCCTCCAGAATTCGCCACAGGCAATCCCGTGTGGATGGGATGATATCCCCCCTTCTTACAGCAATTTTCATTTCATTTTATTCCTCAGCTCTAATACTCAACTACAGAATAGGTGGCCTTCTCAATCTTTCCTTTGCTTCTCTGTACACGCTTGGAGCATATATGTTGGTTGCTGTCAACTCCAAATCCGTTGCGGCAGTATTTGCTTTCCTGATTTCATTCACGATTGCACTGGGCCTTGCGAAAATAACCGAGAGGCTTTCTGCAGGTGAAGCGACAATAGTTTCGCTCGGATTTGCCATCGGGATTGAAGAGACAATTAGAATTTACTTCAGAAGCTCGTACTATCAGATCATCGAGACGAACTACATTTCTGTGTTTGGGGAAGCTGTTGATGTCAACTGGATTTATGGCTCGGCAATTTTCCTCATGCTCCTCGCTTTTTTTACGTTCATTCAGATGTCTGCTTTTGGTCTGAAGCTCAGATTTGTTGAGGAAGATTGCGAACTGGCGGAGATATATGGAGTGAGGACAAGGAGGATAAGGCTTTCTGCGATAGCAATCACTTCAGGCCTGATCGGTGTTGCGGGTGCAGTTCTTGCTCCCACTCAGGCAATTTCACCGGCGATGGGATGGAGCGTACTCATCGTTTCTGTTGTGGTCGCAGCTATTGCGTCTCTTGCGGGAAATGCCGGTCTTAGGAAGTACCTCGCAACATTCCCGGTCGCACTGCTTTACATGCTTGTCATTCAGACGATGGGGTGGTTGGCTTGAAGACCGACATTCTTCTGCTTATTCTGATTCTCATCTCCCCTCTGTTCCTGAAAAATCACTTCCTGCTTTCAGTCATAACTCTGGCCGTAATCTACTCCTGCCTGTCCCTCTCATGGTACTTTATGGAGAGATATACCGGGTGGGTCAGTCTCTCCCATTCCATCCCATTTGGTCTGGCAGCATACGCACTTGCGGTGAATCCCTATCTGCTGATCCCTGCAATCGTCTTCACGATCCTGATTTTCTTCCTGATGTCTCTGCTCGGGAGGGAGAGATTTTTGTTTGGAACTTTGATCCTGACGGTGGTTTTCTGGTACCTGTCCCACTACATAGTTCTGAGCGAAAACGGAGAGCTTATCGGCGGAGAGGAGGGTTTTAGCTATGCGAGTATAGGGGTGCTAAATTCGTACATACTCTCATCTATAATTTTGCTTTCGGCATTTTTCCTTTTGCTCAGGATTTCGAAATCCTCTTTTGGCCTCAAAATCGCAGCTACCAGGGATGATGAGATTGCCGCCAGAAGCATTGGGATAGACGTTTTTAGAGTTAGAGCAATGAGCTTTGCGATTTCAGCAACTCTGGCTGCGATTGCAGGGATCTGTTACATACTTTACTTTGGACACGTTTCGCCAGATGTTTTCTCGATCGAGGTCGCACTCCTGCCCTTCATCGCAAGTCTTCTCGCAGGTAGCAGGTGGATTTCTCCAATTGCCGGAACATTTCTGGTGGTCATGGTTTCAAGGATGATGGGCATGGAAATACACCTTTTCCTCTACGCAGCGGTACTGATTCTTTCTCCAAAACTGAGCAGGTGGTGGAATGCTGAAGCTCATTGATGTTTCAAAAGTTTACGATGGAAACGCTGTGCTCAGGGGAATAAGTCTTGAGGTGGATGATCTTGTCGGGATCTATGGTCCGAATGGAAGTGGAAAGTCAACCTTACTCAGGATCATTGCGGGAATCGAAAGGCCAACCTGTGGGAGAATTCTTTTCGAAAATAAAGATATCACAGGACTGCCCCCTCAGAGAATCGCAAAAATGGGAATCGCCACGGTGTTTCAGATTCCCCGCCCCTTCAAGAGGATGACGGTTGTGGAGAACATTGCGGCTGTGGTTGCAGACAGGGGATACAGAGAGGCTGTAGATGAAGCATACAGAATCTGCAGGTTCATAGGTCTCGATGGTGTAACTGAAACTCTCGCTTCCAGGCTGTCGCAGGGTGAGCTGAAGCTTCTTGAAATCGGCAAAGCTCTGGCCCTTAATCCGAAATTCATGCTTATTGATGAGCCTTTTTCCGGACTCGATGTTGAAAATGCAAGAAAAGTTGTCAGGCTCGTCAGAAAAATAAAGAAGAAGGGGATTCCGGGAATAATCACGGCACACAGAATGAAGCTGCTCAGGGATGTTGCGGACAGATGCTACGAGATAAGAGGTGGAAAAATTGCTGAAAGCTGAGGAAATTACGGTGTCTCTCAATGGCAGAAAGATTCTGAAAAACGCCTCATGCTGGCTTGAGATGGGGGAGATTCTGCTGGTTGTCGGACCAAACGGAAGTGGAAAGTCCACTCTGCTCAAGGCTTTTATGGGTCTTGTGAGTCATGAAGGGAGGATATACTTCGATAACAGAGATATAACCGATCTCGAACCTTCGGAAAGGTTCAGACTCGGGATCACCCTTGCACCGGAGAAACTGAGGATTGCCAGAAATTTAAGTGTCACTGAAAACATAGAAATTGCTGGCAGCGTTGAGGAGGCTTTCGACCTATTCCCTGAACTGAGACCACTCGCGAACAAGAAGACAAAGACTCTCAGTGGTGGCGAAAGGCAGATGGTCGTTCTGGCGAGGGCTTTTGTTTCCAATCCCAGATATCTACTGCTCGATGAACCGTTCCACGGGCTACACAAAGAGATCAGGAGGAGGGTCATTGATTACATCAATAGTTTTTCAGCGAGATGCGGGGTTATCGTTGTTACTCACGACGAAATTGAGGAGATATTCTCCATCTCTGATAAAACCTGTATTCTGGCGGGAGGCGAGATACTATATTTCGGTGATAGTGCTGGGGCGGAGAAAATTGTAAGAGAGCTCTTTATCTAACTCGAAAACATTTAAACTTTCAGGATAAGTTTGTATGTGGAGTGCATTCAGTGCAGGGGTAGATTGAGGTGCTCTTTACCACGCTGTCCAATGCTGAAGCCCATGATAAGGGCTGTGCAGGTAGATACCGAGCTTTTCGGCTCCTCTCCACCGTCAATTTTTGTGGGGAGAATGAACTATCCAAACGTAAGGGTCTGTCCTGCCTTACCACCCGTTGTCGGAGACACTGCTATCTATGACACTCCTGAACTCTGGGTGGAAATGCCCATCGGGAGGATCCTGAAATTGAGAAACTCGCTGATTCTCTCTCAGCTTAATGCGAATGTGCATAAACCTTACAGCAGAGAGGTAGAGGTTGTTCAGGAACTCAGCCTTTACAACAGACCCGTTGAGGTGGAGGTTTCCCTTGAGAGGAGACCGAAACCGAGGATGTCATTTGACGAGTTGTTTCCGCCGATGGGACCATCTGCACCTGCAAAAGAGATTAAAATAGCCTCCACACCGAAAGCGCCCAGTGTCGTGGAAAAAGTTTATTACGATACCGATCTAAAGGCTATGAGCGCTGTAAAGCTGCTGTATGACAGGGGAATTGCTGTATCCCATATCCAGAAGCTTCTCTCTGCCGGGTCTCTTGGAATAAACAGAAAGCTCGTTCCCACAAGGTGGGCGATAACAGCCGTGGACGATGCGATCTCAAAACTCCTCATTGAGGAGGTGAAGGGCTATGAAACGATTGACGAATACAGAGTGTTCAGTCTGAAGGTTGAGAAAAATCTGTTCATGGCAGTTATGCTGCCAGAAGTCTGGAGTTTTGAGTGGGGAGAGGCGTGGTATCCCAATACCACGTGGAATAGGGGAGGTAGAGTTGTATGCATTACGGATTTTGAGGGGTACTGGGGAAGGAAAACCTATGCCTCTCTTGGAGGGTGCTACTACTCTTCCCGTCTCGCCACGGCAGAATATCTATCCCGGATTAAAAGACAGGCGGCTGTGGTTGTCTGGAGGGAAATATATCCTGATTTCAGGATCCCGCTGGGCGTGTGGTTCGTGAGGGAGATGCTGAGGAAGATGTACAGCAGGGGCTATGAAGAGTTCGACACCCTTGATGATGCTCTCAACTATCTCAGGAACCTCTCTGACTACGGTGTAGAGAGGTGGGTTGGGAGGTCTGGACTGCTTGAGGATAAAAGGAGGCAGAGGAAGTTATGGGAGTTCACGTGATAAGAAAGAAGACGGGCAGGGCTATGGGAAAAAGCAGGTTACCGGGTGTTGATTATACCATCAATCCCTACACGGGCTGCTCTCATGGGTGCATTTACTGCTACTCTCGACAGTACTGCCCCAGAGATGTTGGAGAGAGGTGGGGGAAGGTTGTAGTGGTGAAGAGCAACATCGTCGAGGTGCTGGCGGGGGAGATTAGAAAAAAGCCAAGAGGGAGAGTTGTACTCAGCACTTTGACCGACCCCTACCAGCCGGTGGAGAGAGAGGAAAGACTGACCAGAAAACTTCTCGAAGTGCTGTTGAACTCAAAATTCAAAGTTGGGATTCAAACGAAAAGCGATCTTGTGCTCCGGGATCTCGACCTTCTGCTTTCACATCCCGTGGATGTGGGTTTCACGATAACCACCCTCGACGAAAGTCTGGCAATGACTGTCGAGCCCGGAGCACCGGCACCGTTAAGGAGGGTCAAGGCTCTGGAGAAGCTGCATTATGAAGGTGTGAAGACGTGGATATTCCTCGGCCCAATTTTGCCTGACAGCGGGTTCGAAGATGTTGTTGAGGTCGCCAAGTCCCTGAGCATACCGCTGATATACGACAGATTCCGGATTAAACCCTTCATGAACTCAGCAGATCTGACGGAGATCGTAAAAAAATCGATGAGAACCGACTGGAGGAAGGTGTCGGAAAAAATTGAAAAAATGTACAGCAGGGCCATTCCAGCATTTCGGAGATAAGCTGTTATCTGAATGTTGCTATTTTGATTGTTTTGATTGGAAATTTTAGAAATCCAGCATTAAATTTTTTAATCTGAAACTTTTAAATCTAACCAGATGCTGAAGACCAGACCACCTCTGAGATTTGTATTCAGGCTTTTTTTATCGATAATCATAGGTGTGATAACAGGTTTTGCTTCATTTGCTCTGTATTACCTGACACAGTTTTTCACGAAACTGTTTCTCTACGGCATGGGTAATCTCACACTACCACGACCAGGTGGAGAAGTTGAGATCGTAAAATTCGATTATTACTTTGGTACCGTCCCACTATTTCTCCTCCCGGCTATTGGGGGGCTGATAGTGGGATTTGTGGCTTATAAGTTTGCACCCGAAACCGCCGGAGGTGGGACAGGGAAGATTATAGAGGCATTTCACAATTCTCGTGGTTTTGTTAGGGCAAGAGTGCCTGCAATCAAAACGGTAATATCAGCAGTAACTATCGGAAGTGGAGGGAGTGCCGGAAGAGAGGGGCCCATAACACAAATAGGAGGCGGGATTGGGTCAACGAT
The DNA window shown above is from Archaeoglobus neptunius and carries:
- a CDS encoding enoyl-CoA hydratase/isomerase family protein, which codes for MAAVEYREEDGILFVKFNRPEALNAINREFVRGLRNVVEYARENKSVRVIVITGEGKAFCAGADIKMFSESSHFAARNTIEELGRVLEDMEDLEVPVIAAVNGFALGGGCEVAMACDIIIASEKASFGQPEINLGIIPGAGGTQRLARLVGWKKAMELCLTGERISAEEAYRLGLVNKVVEHEKLIDEAKKLAEIIKSKSPYAVMLVKQAVNRGYKMSLKDGIMYERDLFTISFSSKDAEEGIRAFVEKRKAEFRRDRE
- a CDS encoding ABC transporter substrate-binding protein, producing the protein MKKFLLIFLISALFLACAQPEETKQVEKIKIGVLVPETGLYSSAGVAMKNAAQLAAKHAGNVDLVFADCGDTPEKTKTAFEFLVSQNVDAIVGAYSSPQAMVAADAAGENRVVYIVSVASTGVIEKKVAAGNRYVFRTSYNTTYWGMLAAEFLNLSKPEKYYFVGYDPLRTFNQGMLASIKKIYGDPEMEIYYKSPSVAPDDYKNVAKRLAEVVGKRDVIILGDPSGVSINFLKEYRANGGKGIVYSVGGALALPATLKKLNADYTAFQGAALEETEKTDLTKRYFEEYKNEYGEEANNYAGLLTYDSILILAKAFEKGGKEKLIETLEKGEFEGAAGVYRFNSNHQALWGSEKLRGVIGEFIKGKIEVLYPPEFATGNPVWMG
- a CDS encoding ABC transporter permease subunit; the encoded protein is MISPLLTAIFISFYSSALILNYRIGGLLNLSFASLYTLGAYMLVAVNSKSVAAVFAFLISFTIALGLAKITERLSAGEATIVSLGFAIGIEETIRIYFRSSYYQIIETNYISVFGEAVDVNWIYGSAIFLMLLAFFTFIQMSAFGLKLRFVEEDCELAEIYGVRTRRIRLSAIAITSGLIGVAGAVLAPTQAISPAMGWSVLIVSVVVAAIASLAGNAGLRKYLATFPVALLYMLVIQTMGWLA
- a CDS encoding branched-chain amino acid ABC transporter permease, encoding MKTDILLLILILISPLFLKNHFLLSVITLAVIYSCLSLSWYFMERYTGWVSLSHSIPFGLAAYALAVNPYLLIPAIVFTILIFFLMSLLGRERFLFGTLILTVVFWYLSHYIVLSENGELIGGEEGFSYASIGVLNSYILSSIILLSAFFLLLRISKSSFGLKIAATRDDEIAARSIGIDVFRVRAMSFAISATLAAIAGICYILYFGHVSPDVFSIEVALLPFIASLLAGSRWISPIAGTFLVVMVSRMMGMEIHLFLYAAVLILSPKLSRWWNAEAH
- a CDS encoding ATP-binding cassette domain-containing protein, whose translation is MLKLIDVSKVYDGNAVLRGISLEVDDLVGIYGPNGSGKSTLLRIIAGIERPTCGRILFENKDITGLPPQRIAKMGIATVFQIPRPFKRMTVVENIAAVVADRGYREAVDEAYRICRFIGLDGVTETLASRLSQGELKLLEIGKALALNPKFMLIDEPFSGLDVENARKVVRLVRKIKKKGIPGIITAHRMKLLRDVADRCYEIRGGKIAES
- a CDS encoding ATP-binding cassette domain-containing protein, encoding MEKLLKAEEITVSLNGRKILKNASCWLEMGEILLVVGPNGSGKSTLLKAFMGLVSHEGRIYFDNRDITDLEPSERFRLGITLAPEKLRIARNLSVTENIEIAGSVEEAFDLFPELRPLANKKTKTLSGGERQMVVLARAFVSNPRYLLLDEPFHGLHKEIRRRVIDYINSFSARCGVIVVTHDEIEEIFSISDKTCILAGGEILYFGDSAGAEKIVRELFI
- a CDS encoding Nre family DNA repair protein; the encoded protein is MECIQCRGRLRCSLPRCPMLKPMIRAVQVDTELFGSSPPSIFVGRMNYPNVRVCPALPPVVGDTAIYDTPELWVEMPIGRILKLRNSLILSQLNANVHKPYSREVEVVQELSLYNRPVEVEVSLERRPKPRMSFDELFPPMGPSAPAKEIKIASTPKAPSVVEKVYYDTDLKAMSAVKLLYDRGIAVSHIQKLLSAGSLGINRKLVPTRWAITAVDDAISKLLIEEVKGYETIDEYRVFSLKVEKNLFMAVMLPEVWSFEWGEAWYPNTTWNRGGRVVCITDFEGYWGRKTYASLGGCYYSSRLATAEYLSRIKRQAAVVVWREIYPDFRIPLGVWFVREMLRKMYSRGYEEFDTLDDALNYLRNLSDYGVERWVGRSGLLEDKRRQRKLWEFT
- a CDS encoding SPL family radical SAM protein, with protein sequence MIRKKTGRAMGKSRLPGVDYTINPYTGCSHGCIYCYSRQYCPRDVGERWGKVVVVKSNIVEVLAGEIRKKPRGRVVLSTLTDPYQPVEREERLTRKLLEVLLNSKFKVGIQTKSDLVLRDLDLLLSHPVDVGFTITTLDESLAMTVEPGAPAPLRRVKALEKLHYEGVKTWIFLGPILPDSGFEDVVEVAKSLSIPLIYDRFRIKPFMNSADLTEIVKKSMRTDWRKVSEKIEKMYSRAIPAFRR